One window of the Streptomyces asoensis genome contains the following:
- a CDS encoding non-ribosomal peptide synthetase, translated as MREPASSEQMDVWLACQREPESDRYNVTVDLEFTPTVDIPALRAALGDVLTAHPALRCAFATEGGELWRTAETDPPMAFVTDRLPGRYDRAQALARAVVAGRAPFDLATAPLLRATLLAGEGGALLAVTMHHIVSDGWSSRILAEDLVTAYRSRTTGGPDPAPSTSSDIDADTDAETGTDAGAGAGAAVAAAAAGTDAQGDRDADADIDADIDADADAEKYWTSVLRDAPASLAPPHDLVPEDGFPGPSGRVEVLLPAEVHADVQALAAAERGSPAVVLLAAWSVLLHAWAGESEGTFGMVFAGRRYADAERVDLFSRALPIRDRISLDDRFLEVAARLREQMLDAMEHAHLPVRRLRAIRSAQANGPGVERTVFMYTPAYEDEWQAGEVTVRRFDHPDETTKYEFSVNVLEGSAGTRLCVYYDTARYLPATAELFAEELRELLARAVAAPDSTCGDLLAACDPGLSEVAAHGAPVASPAPSIPELVLRHAAARPDAIAVRHGERTLDYGELAVRAGEVAGWLRDRGVGPGDTVALLLAPGVETPVFWLASALAGAAYLPLDPAYPQAQLQLIVDDARPAVLVVDRDCGQSLDVPEDTAVPVDEALARSRGRSAPEIAYDDTATLCVLYTSGTTGRPKGVVLPHRGLARLFVRPDFLPLDETDVVAQLCPLNFDGASYEIWGALTHGAQLVVLDKHLVLSPREMRTVVRERGVTTLLVTTPLLNRIIEDAPDLLQSLRRVYFGGELISVRHMRRALRWSRPGVLLHSYGPTENSFTSTWFPITDLAPNARTVPIGRPVPGTEVRVVQEGGTRPVPRGVPGELLLGGAGLADGYLNAPGMTADRFVTDGTTRLYRTGDRVRWRPDGLLEFIGRNDNQVKIRSQRVELGEVEAVLDAHPAVESVFVTTRVNRRGEKEIVAYAVAAPGTDADELGRHARLRLPAFAVPSHLLLVEELPLTPTGKIDRRRLPDPEQVTRSVRPDPAPALAPEPPSAASVPSMTSVNSVTEGVRAAWRAVLEHDGFGPDRNFFDAGGHSLLLVKLREQLRLTTGADVPVIDLLRHVTVRDQARLIAATTTTAGVTTTTSATPTTAPTVVPRRTDTQAPSRPAAPAPVSVSPPGPRIVALSAATAEALLVARERLAAHLEASPDLALADVAHTLEVGRRHFGHRCAVVASDLAEAVRALRAPHTATPAAPGSPPAVVFAFADGSPDGPDRAAGPLTRQLRLAGRFAERGVTPAAVYGVGTGRFAAAVVSGALTAEEGVRLAADGASARVPVPRRPALLWSTALGPLLPDGPAPQEQHLSAEAEPAKLLRTAGDRLGEVAVLDLVAEHLDERALLTALAALWCQGAEVRLTPAGPARRLRLPGHPLSWACSTPLLPAQS; from the coding sequence GTGAGAGAACCGGCCTCCTCCGAGCAGATGGACGTCTGGCTCGCCTGTCAGCGCGAACCGGAGTCCGACCGCTACAACGTCACCGTCGACCTGGAGTTCACCCCGACCGTCGACATACCGGCGCTGCGCGCCGCACTCGGCGATGTGCTGACCGCCCACCCGGCCCTGCGCTGCGCCTTCGCCACCGAGGGCGGCGAGCTGTGGCGCACCGCCGAGACCGACCCGCCGATGGCGTTCGTCACCGACCGGCTCCCCGGCCGCTACGACCGTGCGCAGGCCCTTGCCCGCGCGGTCGTCGCCGGCCGCGCACCCTTCGACCTGGCCACCGCGCCACTGCTGCGGGCGACACTGCTGGCCGGGGAGGGCGGCGCGCTGCTCGCCGTCACCATGCACCACATCGTCTCCGACGGCTGGTCCAGCCGGATCCTCGCCGAGGACCTGGTGACGGCGTACCGCTCCCGGACGACGGGCGGCCCGGACCCGGCGCCGAGCACATCGTCCGACATCGATGCCGACACGGATGCCGAGACCGGTACGGATGCCGGTGCGGGTGCCGGTGCCGCCGTTGCTGCTGCCGCTGCCGGGACCGACGCCCAGGGCGATCGCGACGCCGACGCCGATATCGACGCCGATATTGACGCCGACGCCGACGCCGAGAAGTACTGGACCTCCGTCCTGCGCGACGCCCCCGCCTCCCTCGCGCCCCCGCACGACCTGGTGCCGGAGGACGGTTTCCCCGGTCCCTCCGGCCGGGTGGAGGTGCTCCTGCCCGCCGAGGTGCACGCGGACGTCCAGGCGCTGGCCGCCGCCGAACGCGGCTCCCCCGCCGTCGTGTTGCTCGCCGCCTGGTCGGTGCTGCTGCACGCGTGGGCCGGGGAGTCCGAGGGCACCTTCGGCATGGTCTTCGCCGGCCGCCGGTACGCCGACGCCGAGCGTGTCGACCTGTTCAGCCGCGCGCTGCCGATACGCGACCGGATATCCCTCGACGACCGCTTCCTGGAGGTGGCGGCCCGGCTGCGCGAGCAGATGCTCGACGCGATGGAGCACGCCCACCTCCCCGTGCGGCGGCTGCGGGCGATCCGCAGCGCGCAGGCGAACGGGCCGGGCGTCGAGCGGACGGTGTTCATGTACACCCCCGCCTACGAGGACGAGTGGCAGGCCGGAGAGGTGACCGTCCGCCGCTTCGACCACCCGGACGAGACGACGAAGTACGAGTTCTCGGTCAACGTGCTGGAGGGCTCGGCCGGCACCCGGCTGTGCGTCTACTACGACACGGCCCGCTACCTCCCCGCCACCGCCGAACTCTTCGCCGAGGAACTGCGCGAGCTGCTGGCCCGCGCGGTGGCCGCCCCGGACAGCACCTGCGGCGACCTGCTCGCCGCCTGCGACCCGGGCCTGTCCGAGGTCGCCGCGCACGGCGCGCCCGTCGCGTCACCGGCGCCGAGCATCCCCGAGCTGGTCCTGCGGCACGCCGCCGCCCGACCCGACGCCATCGCCGTACGCCACGGCGAGCGCACCCTCGACTACGGCGAACTCGCCGTCCGCGCGGGCGAGGTGGCCGGCTGGCTGCGCGACCGGGGTGTCGGCCCCGGCGACACCGTGGCGCTGCTGCTCGCCCCCGGCGTCGAGACCCCGGTGTTCTGGCTGGCGTCCGCCCTGGCCGGCGCCGCCTACCTCCCCCTCGACCCCGCCTATCCACAGGCCCAGCTCCAGCTGATCGTGGACGACGCCCGTCCCGCGGTCCTCGTCGTCGACCGGGACTGCGGACAGTCCCTCGACGTGCCGGAGGACACCGCCGTACCGGTCGACGAGGCGCTCGCGCGCTCCCGCGGCCGGTCCGCCCCCGAGATCGCGTACGACGACACCGCGACCCTCTGCGTGCTCTACACCTCCGGCACCACCGGCCGGCCCAAGGGGGTCGTCCTGCCGCACCGCGGCCTGGCCCGGCTCTTCGTACGGCCCGACTTCCTGCCGCTGGACGAGACGGACGTCGTCGCGCAGCTGTGCCCGCTCAACTTCGACGGCGCCAGCTACGAGATCTGGGGCGCCCTCACGCACGGCGCGCAGCTGGTCGTCCTCGACAAGCACCTGGTGCTCAGCCCCCGTGAGATGCGGACGGTGGTCCGCGAGCGCGGGGTGACCACACTGCTCGTGACGACACCGCTGCTCAACCGGATCATCGAGGACGCGCCGGATCTGCTCCAGTCGCTGCGGCGGGTGTACTTCGGCGGCGAGCTGATCTCCGTACGGCACATGCGCCGTGCGCTGCGCTGGTCCCGGCCGGGCGTCCTGCTGCACAGCTACGGCCCCACCGAGAACTCCTTCACCTCGACCTGGTTCCCGATCACCGACCTCGCGCCGAACGCCAGGACGGTCCCCATCGGCCGGCCGGTGCCCGGCACCGAGGTACGGGTGGTCCAGGAGGGCGGCACCCGTCCGGTGCCGCGCGGGGTTCCGGGCGAACTCCTGCTCGGCGGCGCGGGGTTGGCCGACGGCTATCTGAACGCACCCGGGATGACGGCGGACCGGTTCGTCACCGACGGCACGACCCGCCTCTACCGGACCGGTGACCGGGTGCGCTGGCGCCCCGACGGCCTGCTGGAGTTCATCGGCCGCAACGACAACCAGGTGAAGATCCGCAGCCAGCGCGTCGAACTCGGCGAGGTGGAGGCGGTGTTGGACGCGCATCCGGCCGTCGAGTCGGTCTTCGTCACGACGCGCGTCAACCGGCGCGGCGAGAAGGAGATCGTCGCCTACGCGGTGGCCGCGCCCGGCACGGACGCCGACGAGCTCGGCCGGCACGCCAGACTTCGGTTGCCCGCGTTCGCCGTACCCAGCCATCTGCTGCTGGTCGAGGAGCTGCCGCTCACCCCGACCGGCAAGATCGACCGGCGCCGGCTGCCGGACCCGGAGCAGGTGACCCGGTCCGTCCGGCCCGACCCCGCTCCGGCCCTCGCACCGGAACCGCCTTCCGCGGCTTCCGTGCCTTCCATGACCTCCGTGAACTCCGTGACGGAAGGTGTGCGGGCCGCCTGGCGGGCGGTGCTGGAGCACGACGGCTTCGGGCCCGACCGCAACTTCTTCGACGCCGGCGGCCATTCGCTGCTGCTGGTGAAGCTGCGGGAGCAGCTGCGGCTGACGACCGGCGCCGACGTCCCGGTCATCGACCTGCTGCGCCATGTCACGGTCCGCGACCAGGCCCGCCTGATCGCAGCGACCACGACCACGGCCGGCGTCACCACCACCACCAGCGCCACTCCCACCACCGCCCCCACCGTCGTACCCCGACGGACCGACACACAGGCGCCCTCGAGGCCGGCCGCACCGGCGCCGGTGTCGGTGTCGCCTCCCGGTCCGCGGATCGTCGCCCTCTCCGCCGCCACCGCCGAGGCCCTGCTCGTCGCCCGGGAGCGGCTGGCCGCCCATCTGGAGGCGAGCCCGGACCTGGCACTGGCGGACGTGGCCCACACACTGGAGGTGGGCCGGCGGCACTTCGGTCACCGATGTGCCGTCGTGGCGTCCGACCTGGCCGAGGCGGTACGCGCCCTGCGTGCCCCGCACACCGCGACGCCCGCCGCCCCCGGTTCGCCCCCGGCCGTGGTGTTCGCCTTCGCGGACGGCTCGCCGGACGGCCCCGACCGGGCCGCCGGACCGCTCACCCGCCAGCTGCGCCTGGCCGGTCGGTTCGCCGAACGGGGCGTGACCCCGGCGGCGGTGTACGGCGTGGGAACGGGACGGTTCGCGGCCGCGGTGGTGAGCGGCGCGCTCACGGCCGAGGAAGGCGTACGGCTGGCTGCCGACGGGGCATCCGCGCGCGTCCCCGTACCTCGCCGTCCCGCACTGCTGTGGTCCACCGCGCTGGGTCCGCTGCTCCCCGACGGGCCCGCCCCGCAGGAACAGCACCTGTCGGCCGAGGCCGAGCCGGCCAAGCTGCTCCGGACGGCCGGTGACCGGCTCGGCGAGGTGGCCGTCCTCGACCTCGTGGCCGAGCACCTCGACGAGCGGGCCCTGCTGACGGCCCTCGCGGCCCTGTGGTGCCAGGGCGCCGAGGTGCGGCTGACACCGGCCGGCCCGGCCCGTCGGCTGCGGCTGCCCGGCCACCCCCTGTCGTGGGCGTGTTCCACGCCCCTACTCCCCGCACAGTCCTGA
- a CDS encoding zinc-binding dehydrogenase: MPHVRGEAAVLVEPGRLEVAEVAFREPAEGEVLVRNTVAAICGSDVHRVRAESPFFRDMRDHPYPCPAGYPGHEGVGEVVESRSARFSPGDLVLTVPNHAYMASFARYQTIADRFLLPVKGTGAPTVQLMAQQLGTVVFALKRFWPEPVPEGSTAAVVGVGSAGLLFQQLLKHRGFEKVVAVDLEPGRLAVARSLGADATVHVPGQSAEEVVMEATGGKGADLVVEAAGTDGAREHAMRMVGQHGRLGFFGMPEDYDMRIPYAHLFVRQAQLITAVGGAQLEPGLPSFRTALELIGDGSIRVDDHITHTFDIKNIADAFDLAHNRQDDVVKIALTFG, translated from the coding sequence ATGCCGCACGTACGTGGCGAAGCCGCCGTTCTCGTCGAACCCGGGCGCCTGGAGGTGGCGGAGGTCGCCTTCCGGGAGCCGGCCGAGGGCGAGGTCCTCGTCCGCAACACCGTCGCCGCCATCTGCGGCAGCGATGTGCACCGGGTGCGCGCCGAGTCCCCCTTCTTCCGGGACATGCGCGACCACCCCTACCCCTGCCCGGCGGGCTACCCGGGGCACGAAGGCGTCGGGGAGGTCGTCGAGAGCCGGTCGGCCCGCTTCTCGCCGGGCGACCTGGTGCTCACCGTGCCCAACCACGCCTACATGGCGTCGTTCGCCCGCTACCAGACGATCGCCGACCGGTTCCTGCTGCCGGTGAAGGGCACCGGGGCGCCGACCGTCCAGCTGATGGCGCAGCAGCTCGGGACGGTCGTCTTCGCGCTGAAGCGGTTCTGGCCGGAGCCCGTGCCGGAGGGATCGACGGCCGCCGTCGTCGGCGTCGGCTCGGCGGGGCTGCTGTTCCAGCAACTGCTCAAGCACCGCGGGTTCGAGAAGGTCGTCGCGGTCGACCTGGAGCCGGGGCGGCTGGCGGTGGCCCGTTCTCTGGGCGCGGACGCGACCGTGCACGTGCCCGGGCAGAGCGCCGAGGAGGTCGTCATGGAGGCGACCGGCGGCAAGGGCGCCGACCTGGTGGTCGAGGCGGCCGGCACCGACGGAGCGCGCGAGCACGCGATGCGGATGGTCGGCCAGCACGGCCGGCTGGGCTTCTTCGGCATGCCAGAGGACTACGACATGCGCATCCCGTACGCCCATCTCTTCGTCCGCCAGGCGCAGTTGATCACCGCGGTCGGCGGCGCCCAGCTGGAACCCGGGCTCCCCTCCTTCCGGACCGCGCTGGAGCTGATCGGGGACGGCTCGATCCGGGTCGACGACCACATCACCCACACCTTCGACATCAAGAACATCGCCGACGCCTTCGACCTCGCGCACAACCGGCAGGACGACGTCGTCAAGATCGCGCTCACTTTCGGCTGA
- a CDS encoding polyketide synthase translates to MSELAKHSAPVAAIGVGGRFAEAPDVGAFWDNLVAGRDCFRREPVPVVEDLGEDRLRVHSWGIAPHRDTYDHTLVGVEGLDPQHGILQESLWQAAEDAGVRLSAIADRTAVYAGCARTKHVPRAAFDDVVHVDPTFAGPYFSYLQDLWGESLMLDSACATSTVAVQLACQSLRAHACDYALAGAVAIQEDADGSYLRTPRSIYSTEGIVRPFDRRHNGVVPGDGSGAVLLRRLDDALRDGDPVYAVIRGGAVTNDGRAKPGFVIPGVDGKVRAVRRALEAAGLTGADVDYVETHGVGIPLNDQIEATALIEALGTDGPPVAVGSVKASVGHCDTAAGMAALIKTCLAIDRGFLPATPNTEVPIEEFTGRGERFGILPEGRAWPTNGRPRTAGLMSAGVGGTNAFLVLEEAPAH, encoded by the coding sequence ATGTCGGAACTCGCCAAGCACTCGGCCCCGGTGGCCGCCATCGGCGTCGGCGGCCGCTTCGCCGAGGCGCCCGACGTAGGGGCGTTCTGGGACAACCTCGTGGCGGGCCGGGACTGCTTCCGACGGGAGCCGGTCCCGGTCGTGGAGGACCTGGGCGAGGACCGGCTGCGGGTCCACTCGTGGGGGATCGCCCCGCACCGGGACACCTACGACCACACGCTCGTCGGCGTCGAGGGCCTGGACCCGCAGCACGGCATCCTCCAGGAGTCGCTGTGGCAGGCGGCGGAGGACGCCGGGGTCAGGCTGTCGGCGATCGCCGACCGGACCGCCGTCTACGCCGGCTGCGCCCGCACCAAGCATGTGCCGCGGGCCGCCTTCGACGACGTGGTGCACGTCGACCCGACGTTCGCCGGGCCCTACTTCTCCTATCTCCAGGACCTGTGGGGCGAGTCGCTGATGCTGGACTCGGCGTGCGCCACCTCCACGGTGGCCGTCCAGCTCGCCTGCCAGAGCCTGCGGGCGCACGCCTGCGACTACGCGCTGGCCGGGGCGGTGGCGATCCAGGAGGACGCCGACGGCTCCTATCTGCGGACCCCGCGCAGCATCTACTCCACCGAGGGCATCGTGCGCCCCTTCGACCGCCGTCACAACGGCGTGGTGCCCGGCGACGGCTCCGGGGCCGTCCTGCTGCGCAGACTGGACGACGCCCTGCGCGACGGCGATCCGGTCTACGCCGTCATCCGGGGCGGCGCCGTCACCAACGACGGGCGGGCCAAGCCCGGTTTCGTCATCCCCGGTGTCGACGGCAAGGTCCGCGCGGTGCGCCGGGCGCTGGAGGCGGCGGGGCTGACCGGGGCCGACGTCGACTACGTCGAGACGCACGGCGTCGGCATCCCGCTGAACGACCAGATCGAGGCGACCGCGCTGATCGAGGCCCTCGGCACCGACGGGCCGCCGGTGGCGGTCGGCTCGGTGAAGGCCTCCGTCGGCCACTGCGACACCGCCGCCGGCATGGCGGCCCTGATCAAGACGTGCCTCGCGATCGACCGCGGCTTCCTGCCCGCGACCCCGAACACCGAGGTCCCCATCGAGGAGTTCACCGGGCGCGGCGAGCGCTTCGGCATCCTCCCCGAAGGCCGCGCCTGGCCCACGAACGGCCGCCCACGCACGGCCGGCCTGATGTCGGCCGGCGTGGGCGGCACCAACGCCTTCCTCGTCCTCGAGGAAGCCCCGGCTCACTGA
- a CDS encoding nuclear transport factor 2 family protein: MSVTADLYIEVKNFYARQMRVLDDLDIERFTATFTEDGSVAHPHRGEKVEGREAMRTKMKSMLPMYEGLVTRHWFDHFLIEQAEGDGLRVTYYSLVTQTNTQDEVHFFSSSSVEDQMVREEGELRIRERVIHRDNPKYGRVI; encoded by the coding sequence ATGTCCGTCACCGCCGACCTCTACATCGAGGTCAAGAACTTCTACGCCCGCCAGATGCGCGTCCTGGACGACCTGGACATCGAGCGTTTCACCGCGACCTTCACCGAGGACGGCTCGGTGGCCCACCCGCACCGCGGCGAGAAGGTGGAGGGCCGCGAGGCGATGCGCACCAAGATGAAGAGCATGCTCCCGATGTACGAGGGGCTGGTCACCCGGCACTGGTTCGACCACTTCCTGATCGAGCAGGCCGAGGGCGACGGCCTGCGCGTCACCTACTACTCGCTGGTGACCCAGACGAACACGCAGGACGAGGTGCACTTCTTCTCCTCCTCCAGCGTCGAGGACCAGATGGTGCGCGAGGAGGGTGAACTGCGCATCCGGGAGCGGGTCATCCACCGCGACAACCCCAAGTACGGCCGAGTGATCTGA
- a CDS encoding AMP-binding protein, with translation MAEQPAEQLAEQPTESWEPPPAEWNDTARPFEDQVSMIDLIERRVRESPDAPAVRLGEGEVRTYGELWADSGLLARFLAGHGVGRGAFVGILHENSWDSVLAVVGVLRTGAAYVPLDARWPASRIAAPVRQSGIGWIVTGHALARRAEEAGQLAGSGVRLVCTDLRAAAPDPLDTEAVGLLWDAVAEDEDLGRASGFNQNPGDGISAAQIDTYVSHVRDLVLSAAPAERRPRVVEVGCGAGLIAGALRDRVAGYTGVDVSAVALERAGREAGEGARFVRAAAADLGRVVAPASADVVLLASVAQFFPGFEYLRSVLRDAVGVLAPGGAVVLADLADLAEPGEGPDSGHLRMPAEWFGHLAAQLGLPVRAEIHRRGGDDWPPVLRDRYDVVLRLAPHGTTTPYTPVISAWSDVEEARALPLPAGPGADDTAYVIFTSGSTGVPKGVSVRHRSAVNVIQWVNETYAVGPDDCLLWVTALTFDLSVYDLLGVLAAGASLRVVPAAELSDGEQLLDIMLSEPITFWDSAPAALGMVMSFADESYGTGEPDGTGESGGTGEPGGTAVGARVPSLRLVFLSGDWVPLALPGRVRARFPRAHVVALGGATEATIWSNHFDVGEIDPAWTSVPYGKPIQNARYYVLDGDRKPCPIGVEGDLHIAGVVVADGYVGDPELSAAKFTADTVSGLVDESMYATGDRARWMADGNLEFRGRRDDQVKVRGYRIELGEVLAALRQVPGVVDCAVTTLRGDDGPQIVAAVAVGGSEPSPGGGFVRRHLAQCLPSYMLPEHVLVLPALPVGPTGKVDRERLARLAARPRNRRRT, from the coding sequence ATGGCAGAGCAGCCCGCAGAGCAACTGGCGGAGCAGCCCACGGAGTCCTGGGAACCGCCGCCGGCCGAGTGGAACGACACCGCGCGGCCGTTCGAGGACCAGGTGAGCATGATCGACCTGATCGAGCGGCGCGTCCGGGAGTCCCCCGACGCTCCCGCCGTCCGCCTCGGCGAGGGGGAGGTCAGGACGTACGGGGAACTGTGGGCCGACTCGGGCCTGCTCGCCCGTTTCCTCGCCGGTCACGGGGTGGGCCGGGGTGCGTTCGTGGGCATCCTGCACGAGAACTCGTGGGACAGCGTGCTGGCGGTCGTCGGTGTGCTGCGCACCGGCGCCGCCTATGTGCCGCTGGACGCGCGCTGGCCGGCCTCCCGGATCGCGGCGCCCGTACGCCAGTCGGGGATCGGCTGGATCGTCACCGGCCATGCGCTGGCGCGCCGCGCGGAGGAGGCCGGGCAGCTCGCGGGCTCCGGCGTGCGGCTGGTCTGCACGGATCTGCGGGCCGCGGCCCCGGACCCGCTGGACACGGAGGCGGTGGGCCTGCTGTGGGACGCCGTCGCCGAGGACGAGGACCTGGGCCGGGCCTCGGGCTTCAACCAGAACCCCGGCGACGGGATCTCCGCCGCGCAGATCGACACCTACGTCTCGCACGTGCGCGACCTGGTGCTGTCGGCCGCTCCGGCGGAACGGCGGCCCCGGGTCGTCGAGGTGGGCTGCGGTGCCGGTCTGATCGCGGGGGCGCTCCGGGACCGGGTGGCCGGCTACACGGGCGTCGACGTGTCGGCCGTCGCGCTGGAGCGGGCGGGGCGGGAGGCCGGCGAGGGGGCGCGGTTCGTGCGGGCCGCGGCCGCCGACCTCGGGCGGGTGGTGGCCCCGGCGAGCGCGGACGTCGTCCTCCTCGCGAGCGTCGCGCAGTTCTTCCCCGGGTTCGAGTACCTGCGGTCCGTGCTCCGGGACGCCGTGGGTGTCCTGGCGCCGGGCGGAGCGGTGGTCCTCGCGGACCTCGCCGACCTCGCGGAGCCGGGCGAGGGCCCCGACTCCGGTCATCTGCGGATGCCCGCCGAGTGGTTCGGGCACCTCGCCGCCCAACTCGGCCTGCCGGTGCGGGCGGAGATCCACCGGCGCGGCGGGGACGACTGGCCGCCGGTCCTGCGGGACCGGTACGACGTCGTCCTGCGCCTGGCGCCGCACGGCACGACCACCCCGTACACGCCGGTGATCAGCGCCTGGAGCGACGTCGAGGAGGCCCGCGCCCTGCCGCTGCCGGCCGGCCCCGGCGCCGACGACACCGCGTACGTCATCTTCACCTCGGGCTCCACCGGCGTGCCGAAGGGCGTGTCGGTGCGCCACCGCAGTGCCGTCAACGTCATCCAGTGGGTGAACGAGACCTACGCGGTGGGTCCGGACGACTGTCTGCTGTGGGTCACCGCGCTCACCTTCGACCTGTCCGTCTACGACCTGCTCGGCGTGCTCGCCGCGGGCGCCAGCCTGCGCGTGGTTCCCGCCGCCGAACTGTCCGACGGGGAGCAGCTGCTGGACATCATGCTGAGCGAGCCGATCACCTTCTGGGACTCGGCGCCGGCCGCGCTCGGCATGGTGATGTCCTTCGCCGACGAGTCGTACGGGACCGGTGAGCCGGACGGGACCGGTGAGTCGGGCGGGACCGGTGAGCCGGGCGGGACGGCGGTGGGCGCCCGGGTGCCGAGCCTGCGCCTGGTCTTCCTCAGCGGCGACTGGGTGCCGCTGGCCCTGCCCGGCCGGGTCCGGGCCCGCTTCCCGCGGGCCCACGTCGTGGCGCTGGGCGGCGCGACCGAGGCGACGATCTGGTCCAACCACTTCGACGTCGGCGAGATCGACCCGGCCTGGACGAGCGTCCCGTACGGCAAGCCGATCCAGAACGCCCGCTACTACGTCCTGGACGGCGACCGCAAACCGTGTCCGATCGGCGTCGAGGGCGATCTCCACATCGCGGGCGTGGTCGTGGCCGACGGGTATGTCGGCGATCCGGAGCTGTCGGCCGCGAAGTTCACGGCCGACACCGTGAGCGGCCTGGTGGACGAGTCCATGTACGCCACGGGCGACCGGGCGCGCTGGATGGCCGACGGCAACCTGGAGTTCCGGGGCCGCCGGGACGACCAGGTCAAGGTCCGCGGCTACCGGATCGAGCTGGGCGAGGTGCTGGCCGCCCTGCGTCAGGTGCCGGGGGTGGTGGACTGCGCGGTCACCACGCTGCGGGGCGACGACGGACCGCAGATCGTGGCGGCCGTGGCCGTGGGCGGCTCGGAGCCGTCGCCGGGCGGCGGGTTCGTCCGCCGCCACCTCGCGCAGTGCCTGCCCAGCTACATGCTTCCGGAGCATGTCCTCGTCCTGCCGGCCCTGCCGGTCGGCCCCACGGGCAAGGTCGACCGGGAGCGGCTGGCCCGCCTGGCCGCCCGCCCCCGGAACCGCCGACGCACCTGA
- a CDS encoding M28 family metallopeptidase: MPFKPSRPAVVAASTLSVLLLTTVGVHAEEPAQAGAAPDISVSRVMRHLDALQRISDANNGNRAHGTAGYQASVDYVKKTLDAAGFTTSLQEFEFGGKKSWNLIADWPRGGRTGKVLMVGAHLDSVDTSPGINDNGSSVAAILETALTVSAKNVNPSQHLRFGFWGTEEETYIGSTHYVNTLPAAELSKITAYLNFDMIGSPNPGYFVYDQSPEVARHFDRYFSAKGIPTEPATALNGRSDHEPFLAKGVAVGGIFTGSAEIKTPEQAAKWGGTAGEAMDKCYHQACDTPANIDRRALDVNSDAVAAMVWKLGVRG; encoded by the coding sequence GTGCCTTTCAAGCCGTCCCGTCCGGCCGTCGTTGCGGCGTCCACACTGTCCGTCCTGCTCCTGACAACGGTCGGTGTGCATGCGGAAGAGCCTGCTCAGGCAGGTGCGGCGCCCGACATCTCGGTCTCCAGAGTGATGCGGCACCTGGACGCGCTCCAGCGGATCTCCGACGCGAACAACGGAAACCGCGCCCATGGCACGGCCGGTTATCAGGCCTCCGTCGATTATGTGAAGAAGACGCTGGACGCCGCCGGATTCACCACCTCGCTCCAGGAATTCGAGTTCGGCGGAAAGAAGAGCTGGAATCTGATCGCCGACTGGCCCAGGGGCGGTCGGACCGGGAAAGTCCTCATGGTCGGGGCGCACCTCGACTCGGTGGACACAAGCCCCGGAATCAACGACAACGGATCCAGCGTCGCCGCGATCCTGGAGACCGCGCTGACGGTTTCCGCGAAGAACGTCAACCCTTCCCAGCACCTCCGTTTCGGCTTCTGGGGAACGGAGGAGGAGACCTACATCGGGTCCACGCACTACGTGAACACCCTGCCGGCGGCCGAACTGTCGAAGATCACCGCCTATCTGAACTTCGACATGATCGGCTCACCGAACCCCGGGTACTTCGTCTATGACCAGAGCCCGGAGGTCGCCCGGCACTTCGACCGGTACTTCAGCGCCAAGGGCATCCCCACCGAGCCCGCGACCGCCCTCAACGGCCGCAGCGATCACGAGCCGTTCCTGGCCAAGGGGGTCGCGGTGGGCGGAATCTTCACCGGATCCGCCGAGATCAAGACCCCGGAGCAGGCCGCGAAGTGGGGCGGCACCGCCGGTGAGGCCATGGACAAGTGCTACCACCAGGCCTGCGACACCCCCGCCAACATCGACCGGCGGGCCCTGGACGTCAACAGCGACGCCGTCGCCGCGATGGTGTGGAAGCTGGGCGTGCGCGGCTAG